In Cervus elaphus chromosome 31, mCerEla1.1, whole genome shotgun sequence, one DNA window encodes the following:
- the HHLA2 gene encoding HERV-H LTR-associating protein 2 isoform X4, translated as MMLKYLLCVSDMISRRDEGRGGAVFLPHSYTSSVWVSRRLTIYDEGIYICYVETSLGTITKRVVLQVVDFVTPVMEYEKKTTNSFLICTVFSVFPYPNIKWKVDNNTTISDKKERKEDDPFGPFHVNSRVNITGSNSSYQCTIENPLLKQTWTGRWTMKDVLHKMESENVLLSCKPENNFSPPNQDFTVTWSRVENGSSLLLACFKNSSQETLISQPQISWKEEPINSRDFSLTLKDLRLSDSGEYLCNITSNESTSLTMQTLHVASRRTPAGMIVPALVAVVLAVLLLSVATRAVRSRRCIGFHRERHLPTNLNSSSAGTSEENVPLSEHLPNT; from the exons TGTCAGTGATATGATCTCCAGAAGAGATGAAGGCAGAGGCGGTGCTGTGTTTCTTCCTCACTCTTATACCAGCTCCGTGTGGGTCTCAAG AAGATTAACCATTTATGATGAAGGAATTTACATATGCTATGTGGAAACATCCCTTGGAACAATCACAAAGAGAGTAGTCCTACAAGTGGTAG ATTTTGTCACACCTGTGATGGAGTatgaaaagaaaaccaccaaCAGCTTCTTAATATGCACTGTGTTCAGTGTTTTTCCTTATCCAAATATCAAATGGAAAGTAGATAATAATACAACTATCTctgacaaaaaagaaaggaaagaagatgatCCTTTCGGTCCTTTTCATGTAAACAGCAGAGTAAATATTACAGGATCAAATTCATCTTATCAATGTACAATTGAAAATCCACTGCTGAAGCAAACATGGACAGGGAGATGGACAATGAAAG ATGTTCTTCATAAAATGGAAAGTGAAAACGTTTTACTCTCATGTAAACCTGAAAACAATTTTTCCCCACCAAATCAAGACTTCACAGTCACTTGGTCCAGAGTGGAAAATGGGAGTTCCTTGCTCCTGGCTTGCTTTAAGAACTCCTCACAAGAAACACTTATCAGTCAACCTCAAATTTCATGGAAAGAAGAGCCGATAAACTCACGTGACTTCTCTTTAACTCTGAAGGATCTTCGTCTTTCAGACAGTGGGGAGTATTTGTGCAATATTACATCAAACGAAAGTACCTCACTCACCATGCAAACACTGCATGTAG CAAGCCGAAGAACACCTGCTGGGATGATTGTCCCAGCTCTGGTGGCTGTGGTGTTGGCAGTTTTGTTGCTGTCGGTGGCCACTCGAGCTGTTAGATCAAGAAGGTGCATCGGTTTCCACAGAG AAAGGCATCTACCTACTAATCTGAACTCTAGCAGTGCCGGTACTTCAGAAGAAAACGTG CCTCTTTCAGAACATCTGCCCAATACATGA
- the HHLA2 gene encoding HERV-H LTR-associating protein 2 isoform X1, translated as MKAEAVLCFFLTLIPAPCGSQASFSHVSVNEQIVTGRLREDVILPCSFESGPNVIIHWKNRDTNIYSYYQDRDQLETQDPRYVNRLSLFPGEIYNGNASLCFRRLTIYDEGIYICYVETSLGTITKRVVLQVVDFVTPVMEYEKKTTNSFLICTVFSVFPYPNIKWKVDNNTTISDKKERKEDDPFGPFHVNSRVNITGSNSSYQCTIENPLLKQTWTGRWTMKDVLHKMESENVLLSCKPENNFSPPNQDFTVTWSRVENGSSLLLACFKNSSQETLISQPQISWKEEPINSRDFSLTLKDLRLSDSGEYLCNITSNESTSLTMQTLHVASRRTPAGMIVPALVAVVLAVLLLSVATRAVRSRRCIGFHRERHLPTNLNSSSAGTSEENVPLSEHLPNT; from the exons ATGAAGGCAGAGGCGGTGCTGTGTTTCTTCCTCACTCTTATACCAGCTCCGTGTGGGTCTCAAG CTTCCTTCAGTCATGTTAGTGTGAATGAGCAAATCGTCACTGGAAGACTACGTGAAGACGTAATTCTCCCTTGCTCATTTGAGAGTGGGCCTAATGTTATAATTCACTGGAAGAATCGAGATACCAACATTTACTCATACTACCAAGACCGCGACCAGTTGGAAACGCAAGATCCCAGATATGTAAACAGGCTATCCCTCTTCCCTGGTGAGATTTACAATGGGAATGCCTCCCTGTGTTTCAGAAGATTAACCATTTATGATGAAGGAATTTACATATGCTATGTGGAAACATCCCTTGGAACAATCACAAAGAGAGTAGTCCTACAAGTGGTAG ATTTTGTCACACCTGTGATGGAGTatgaaaagaaaaccaccaaCAGCTTCTTAATATGCACTGTGTTCAGTGTTTTTCCTTATCCAAATATCAAATGGAAAGTAGATAATAATACAACTATCTctgacaaaaaagaaaggaaagaagatgatCCTTTCGGTCCTTTTCATGTAAACAGCAGAGTAAATATTACAGGATCAAATTCATCTTATCAATGTACAATTGAAAATCCACTGCTGAAGCAAACATGGACAGGGAGATGGACAATGAAAG ATGTTCTTCATAAAATGGAAAGTGAAAACGTTTTACTCTCATGTAAACCTGAAAACAATTTTTCCCCACCAAATCAAGACTTCACAGTCACTTGGTCCAGAGTGGAAAATGGGAGTTCCTTGCTCCTGGCTTGCTTTAAGAACTCCTCACAAGAAACACTTATCAGTCAACCTCAAATTTCATGGAAAGAAGAGCCGATAAACTCACGTGACTTCTCTTTAACTCTGAAGGATCTTCGTCTTTCAGACAGTGGGGAGTATTTGTGCAATATTACATCAAACGAAAGTACCTCACTCACCATGCAAACACTGCATGTAG CAAGCCGAAGAACACCTGCTGGGATGATTGTCCCAGCTCTGGTGGCTGTGGTGTTGGCAGTTTTGTTGCTGTCGGTGGCCACTCGAGCTGTTAGATCAAGAAGGTGCATCGGTTTCCACAGAG AAAGGCATCTACCTACTAATCTGAACTCTAGCAGTGCCGGTACTTCAGAAGAAAACGTG CCTCTTTCAGAACATCTGCCCAATACATGA
- the HHLA2 gene encoding HERV-H LTR-associating protein 2 isoform X3 — MKAEAVLCFFLTLIPAPCGSQASFSHVSVNEQIVTGRLREDVILPCSFESGPNVIIHWKNRDTNIYSYYQDRDQLETQDPRYVNRLSLFPGEIYNGNASLCFRRLTIYDEGIYICYVETSLGTITKRVVLQVVDFVTPVMEYEKKTTNSFLICTVFSVFPYPNIKWKVDNNTTISDKKERKEDDPFGPFHVNSRVNITGSNSSYQCTIENPLLKQTWTGRWTMKDVLHKMESENVLLSCKPENNFSPPNQDFTVTWSRVENGSSLLLACFKNSSQETLISQPQISWKEEPINSRDFSLTLKDLRLSDSGEYLCNITSNESTSLTMQTLHVASRRTPAGMIVPALVAVVLAVLLLSVATRAVRSRRCIGFHRGIYLLI; from the exons ATGAAGGCAGAGGCGGTGCTGTGTTTCTTCCTCACTCTTATACCAGCTCCGTGTGGGTCTCAAG CTTCCTTCAGTCATGTTAGTGTGAATGAGCAAATCGTCACTGGAAGACTACGTGAAGACGTAATTCTCCCTTGCTCATTTGAGAGTGGGCCTAATGTTATAATTCACTGGAAGAATCGAGATACCAACATTTACTCATACTACCAAGACCGCGACCAGTTGGAAACGCAAGATCCCAGATATGTAAACAGGCTATCCCTCTTCCCTGGTGAGATTTACAATGGGAATGCCTCCCTGTGTTTCAGAAGATTAACCATTTATGATGAAGGAATTTACATATGCTATGTGGAAACATCCCTTGGAACAATCACAAAGAGAGTAGTCCTACAAGTGGTAG ATTTTGTCACACCTGTGATGGAGTatgaaaagaaaaccaccaaCAGCTTCTTAATATGCACTGTGTTCAGTGTTTTTCCTTATCCAAATATCAAATGGAAAGTAGATAATAATACAACTATCTctgacaaaaaagaaaggaaagaagatgatCCTTTCGGTCCTTTTCATGTAAACAGCAGAGTAAATATTACAGGATCAAATTCATCTTATCAATGTACAATTGAAAATCCACTGCTGAAGCAAACATGGACAGGGAGATGGACAATGAAAG ATGTTCTTCATAAAATGGAAAGTGAAAACGTTTTACTCTCATGTAAACCTGAAAACAATTTTTCCCCACCAAATCAAGACTTCACAGTCACTTGGTCCAGAGTGGAAAATGGGAGTTCCTTGCTCCTGGCTTGCTTTAAGAACTCCTCACAAGAAACACTTATCAGTCAACCTCAAATTTCATGGAAAGAAGAGCCGATAAACTCACGTGACTTCTCTTTAACTCTGAAGGATCTTCGTCTTTCAGACAGTGGGGAGTATTTGTGCAATATTACATCAAACGAAAGTACCTCACTCACCATGCAAACACTGCATGTAG CAAGCCGAAGAACACCTGCTGGGATGATTGTCCCAGCTCTGGTGGCTGTGGTGTTGGCAGTTTTGTTGCTGTCGGTGGCCACTCGAGCTGTTAGATCAAGAAGGTGCATCGGTTTCCACAGAG GCATCTACCTACTAATCTGA
- the HHLA2 gene encoding HERV-H LTR-associating protein 2 isoform X2, whose amino-acid sequence MGFPGKEFACSAGDPASFSHVSVNEQIVTGRLREDVILPCSFESGPNVIIHWKNRDTNIYSYYQDRDQLETQDPRYVNRLSLFPGEIYNGNASLCFRRLTIYDEGIYICYVETSLGTITKRVVLQVVDFVTPVMEYEKKTTNSFLICTVFSVFPYPNIKWKVDNNTTISDKKERKEDDPFGPFHVNSRVNITGSNSSYQCTIENPLLKQTWTGRWTMKDVLHKMESENVLLSCKPENNFSPPNQDFTVTWSRVENGSSLLLACFKNSSQETLISQPQISWKEEPINSRDFSLTLKDLRLSDSGEYLCNITSNESTSLTMQTLHVASRRTPAGMIVPALVAVVLAVLLLSVATRAVRSRRCIGFHRERHLPTNLNSSSAGTSEENVPLSEHLPNT is encoded by the exons atgggcttccctggtaaagaattcgcctgcagtgcaggagacccag CTTCCTTCAGTCATGTTAGTGTGAATGAGCAAATCGTCACTGGAAGACTACGTGAAGACGTAATTCTCCCTTGCTCATTTGAGAGTGGGCCTAATGTTATAATTCACTGGAAGAATCGAGATACCAACATTTACTCATACTACCAAGACCGCGACCAGTTGGAAACGCAAGATCCCAGATATGTAAACAGGCTATCCCTCTTCCCTGGTGAGATTTACAATGGGAATGCCTCCCTGTGTTTCAGAAGATTAACCATTTATGATGAAGGAATTTACATATGCTATGTGGAAACATCCCTTGGAACAATCACAAAGAGAGTAGTCCTACAAGTGGTAG ATTTTGTCACACCTGTGATGGAGTatgaaaagaaaaccaccaaCAGCTTCTTAATATGCACTGTGTTCAGTGTTTTTCCTTATCCAAATATCAAATGGAAAGTAGATAATAATACAACTATCTctgacaaaaaagaaaggaaagaagatgatCCTTTCGGTCCTTTTCATGTAAACAGCAGAGTAAATATTACAGGATCAAATTCATCTTATCAATGTACAATTGAAAATCCACTGCTGAAGCAAACATGGACAGGGAGATGGACAATGAAAG ATGTTCTTCATAAAATGGAAAGTGAAAACGTTTTACTCTCATGTAAACCTGAAAACAATTTTTCCCCACCAAATCAAGACTTCACAGTCACTTGGTCCAGAGTGGAAAATGGGAGTTCCTTGCTCCTGGCTTGCTTTAAGAACTCCTCACAAGAAACACTTATCAGTCAACCTCAAATTTCATGGAAAGAAGAGCCGATAAACTCACGTGACTTCTCTTTAACTCTGAAGGATCTTCGTCTTTCAGACAGTGGGGAGTATTTGTGCAATATTACATCAAACGAAAGTACCTCACTCACCATGCAAACACTGCATGTAG CAAGCCGAAGAACACCTGCTGGGATGATTGTCCCAGCTCTGGTGGCTGTGGTGTTGGCAGTTTTGTTGCTGTCGGTGGCCACTCGAGCTGTTAGATCAAGAAGGTGCATCGGTTTCCACAGAG AAAGGCATCTACCTACTAATCTGAACTCTAGCAGTGCCGGTACTTCAGAAGAAAACGTG CCTCTTTCAGAACATCTGCCCAATACATGA
- the HHLA2 gene encoding HERV-H LTR-associating protein 2 isoform X5, with the protein MISRRDEGRGGAVFLPHSYTSSVWVSRRLTIYDEGIYICYVETSLGTITKRVVLQVVDFVTPVMEYEKKTTNSFLICTVFSVFPYPNIKWKVDNNTTISDKKERKEDDPFGPFHVNSRVNITGSNSSYQCTIENPLLKQTWTGRWTMKDVLHKMESENVLLSCKPENNFSPPNQDFTVTWSRVENGSSLLLACFKNSSQETLISQPQISWKEEPINSRDFSLTLKDLRLSDSGEYLCNITSNESTSLTMQTLHVASRRTPAGMIVPALVAVVLAVLLLSVATRAVRSRRCIGFHRERHLPTNLNSSSAGTSEENVPLSEHLPNT; encoded by the exons ATGATCTCCAGAAGAGATGAAGGCAGAGGCGGTGCTGTGTTTCTTCCTCACTCTTATACCAGCTCCGTGTGGGTCTCAAG AAGATTAACCATTTATGATGAAGGAATTTACATATGCTATGTGGAAACATCCCTTGGAACAATCACAAAGAGAGTAGTCCTACAAGTGGTAG ATTTTGTCACACCTGTGATGGAGTatgaaaagaaaaccaccaaCAGCTTCTTAATATGCACTGTGTTCAGTGTTTTTCCTTATCCAAATATCAAATGGAAAGTAGATAATAATACAACTATCTctgacaaaaaagaaaggaaagaagatgatCCTTTCGGTCCTTTTCATGTAAACAGCAGAGTAAATATTACAGGATCAAATTCATCTTATCAATGTACAATTGAAAATCCACTGCTGAAGCAAACATGGACAGGGAGATGGACAATGAAAG ATGTTCTTCATAAAATGGAAAGTGAAAACGTTTTACTCTCATGTAAACCTGAAAACAATTTTTCCCCACCAAATCAAGACTTCACAGTCACTTGGTCCAGAGTGGAAAATGGGAGTTCCTTGCTCCTGGCTTGCTTTAAGAACTCCTCACAAGAAACACTTATCAGTCAACCTCAAATTTCATGGAAAGAAGAGCCGATAAACTCACGTGACTTCTCTTTAACTCTGAAGGATCTTCGTCTTTCAGACAGTGGGGAGTATTTGTGCAATATTACATCAAACGAAAGTACCTCACTCACCATGCAAACACTGCATGTAG CAAGCCGAAGAACACCTGCTGGGATGATTGTCCCAGCTCTGGTGGCTGTGGTGTTGGCAGTTTTGTTGCTGTCGGTGGCCACTCGAGCTGTTAGATCAAGAAGGTGCATCGGTTTCCACAGAG AAAGGCATCTACCTACTAATCTGAACTCTAGCAGTGCCGGTACTTCAGAAGAAAACGTG CCTCTTTCAGAACATCTGCCCAATACATGA